From the genome of Carassius auratus strain Wakin chromosome 29, ASM336829v1, whole genome shotgun sequence:
gaaacgtgaatgttcacatcctatcattatacatactaatctagcaatattgtagtatttaaaacatacaatattgctagacaaatgaataccttataaaatcttgttactttttttatccacccaacttattaaatatttactttaaatgtatgcacttattgttcagctcagctttaagctttaaggtcctggacctaacgttatttttcttttattgatggtcaattggcagctagttattgtttacattatcatgacagtgtttgttgctgcataaaagcttttgaatcgaaataaagacacagttgtgttgaaataaagttgaatttgtgttttatatattttggttaagtttgtttcctataccagctgtaaaaaattgtctagtaaatctgttattgattttagtcttattttagtcgactaaaataccaagcaattttagtcgactaaaataccaagcaattttagtcgactaaaataccaagcaattttagtcgactaaaataccaagcaattttagtcgactaaaataccaagcaattttagtcgacttaaataagactaaaattaaaacaaatcagatgactaaaacttgactaaaactaaaaagaataatagtcaaaagactaagactaaaactaaattaaaattttgtgtcaaaattaacactgcaagCAGTAGGGATAACTGcatcctggagaggattgtgaaacaaaacccattcaaaaatgtgggggagattcacaaagagtggactgcagctggagtcagtgcttcaagaaccattatgcacagacgtatgcaagacatgggtttcagctgtagCACACATTGTGTCAAGCcattcttgaacaacagacagcttcagaagcgtctaaagacaaaaaggactggactgctgctgagtggcccaaagttatgttctctgatgaaagtaaatttagcatttcctttgtaTATCAGGGGataggcacacaatccacgttgcttgaggtccagtgtaaagtgtccacagtcagtgatggtttgcagtgccatgtcatctgctggtgttggtccactgtgttttctgaggtccaaggtcaacgcagccgtataccaggaagttttagagcacttcatgcttcttgctgctgaccaactttatggagatgcagatttcattttccaacaggacttgacaCCTGCACAAAGTGCCAAAGCTTCCattacctggtttaaggaccatggtatccctgttcttaattggccagcaaactcgtctgaccttaaccccatagaaaatctatggggtattgtgaagaggaagatgctgtaacagaaatgagtcgaaccagacaaattaaagagtctatgaAAGCTGTGTGTTGGAAACACGaaccgaattcctcaggaagtcataaatcagttctagtgccacaagagcCAAGCAGgttgaccaaccaacttgttcacacaacagctttcaacattaaccccactagaacaattatttgcAATTTCAATTCAAAGAGGAGAAATTTAGTGCCAgatgtgttgttcgtaatggaggtgcaatgctggacatcacatgtagaCCCAGGAGATCaggttaaacacttccattgacttcccccccacacctagcagaaccagactgaaattcctaaggggggaagggctttaaacctctgtcttcacagaacacctctttgtcatgagaatggcaaagaaactgcttttttgtacattatatatggaccagaatgaactcaaaaagacttataaatgaatcattcaattgcttaactccatattaatttatgtgtaacccacacatttgactatcatgtataatcacttattgtgtatgtcttttgataactataggatacatagtcatgtctagtattgatataatcgaattttcttgcttgatattgtcctgacaatcatttatttgtaaaatatatcataatcgtgttataggaatcatgtccaaaattagaccctatggggcaggaaccacatgcttggtaagataaacaaatgatttatgatacccccgagccaagaccatatctgattggtcaaggcaacatttgaggtgGGGCCAACAGCCCACTTTAAATACCTTGGGACATgtttttagtttgcttttagttccagccttgctcatgctatcagtcatgctattagtcatgcctgctcttagcttttagcttgtagctttgctacctagcttcagcttgtagcatctagccatgcggttagtcatcattgttctttgagcgcggttccagcgtgcctgcctgctgctactatgccacaatgagaaggaacacaacctagtctcgtcaaactttatttcttttcttttccgtttgagagtttcgtgtcctgagttaagttttgtaacgtcgacctcgtctgcgcgtttgaactccaaccagccacacaactccagcttcagccaatgcccaagcacgggctccccaagacatcacttcagccactactgaacttccagccaatcagcgacaccgggatacccctttcaactggagtccctttcacagcaaacgaaggcaacgtattcccagatatttgttgtgctggtgtatctaatataattttaaccccattgaggaactcaatgcgagcgctaattacgtgattgatggttgttcatgtttatgcaatttaacgtattgctgtaaacttgggattacatatttccattctcttaaactcatctttccctaactttcgaccttcctgcaacttgtgtgaatgtgtgtgtgtgcgtgcgtttatgtgttagattagtttatatgtcttagatttatctaataaagccttattcatattgaaaagagaaatatcttgtgttttgtgcttacaagttaatgtcttaaactgccgatcttgttactgtgctaattgatagtggtttcactatagtttggatattagtatccagcgcagatttgatgttaaacggctcgttcactgaatcgcagggcgtctccgtgaccagccgtgaaacagtgattctgttcaaattccctttaaaatcttaaatgattccctttgagctaaattgacctgtttcccttacaatgcAACATGCCAGACcgaacaatgcagaagagctgaaggccactatcagagcaacctgggctctcattacacctgagcagtgccacagactgatcgactccatgccacgccgaattgctgcagtaattcaggcaaaaggagccccaactaagtatgaAGTGCTGTACATGCgtgttatattcaaattttctgagatactgaatttgggattttccttagttgtcagttataatcataaaatttaaagaaataaacatttgaaaatatatcagtctgtgtgtaataaatgaatataatatacaagtttccctttttgaatggaattagtgaaatcaactttttgatgatattctaattatatgaccagcacctgtacaccATCACTGTGCATTAGACTGTCTATGTGCTAATATTGTTTATGCGTTCCAAATGCAGGACAGCACATTTACTTGTCTGCCAGAATTGATGGCAACCTCGTGGTGAGGCCTTACACCCCTGTGTCTAGTGATGACGACAAGGGCTTTGTTGATCTGGTTGTGAAGGTAtaacatacaataaatacaagTGTTAAACAAAAagaattatgtttaaaaatgctattatttttttcttctagttTAAACACTGTTGCCTCTCGTTTATCTCAGATATACTACAAAAATGTCCATCCTAAGTTTCCTGAGGGTGGGAAGATGTCCCAATACTTGGAGAGCCTTCGTATTGGTGACACAATTGATTTCAGGGGACCAAGTGGACTGTTGGTTTACAAAGGCAAAGGTTTGTCATTTTGAAATCCACTGTGAGTCAGAAAGAAGCTATGAAACCACTGCTTGCAAGGGAAGGGATAATGTTCTGAAAATATAATGTGAccattttaacactttataacattattttcaaaTTGACTTAATGTACTTGTAACCTGTTCTACAGGATCATTTGCAGTCAAGCCTGATAAGAAATCTAACCCTgaaatgaaaaatgcaaaacaagTTGGCATGATCGCTGGAGGAACAGGTAAGcacatgataataaaaaaataataataattaatagcaATTGCAAGGATTTTCTTGTGagctcatcttttttttttttttttttttaggcattaCACCTATGCTCCAGATAATCCGAGCAATCATGAAAGATCCAAAGGATGAGACCATGTGTTACTTACTTTTTGCAAACCAGGTTAGCAAAATACTaattatgaacaaaaatatatattttattataaaagggAAATTTGCGCACAGAAATACCAATGTGTTTggttcaatgtttttttgttatggAAAGTATTTAAAACTAATTATTCCCACccactactctttttttttttcttctccaacaGACCGAAAAAGACATCCTCCTACGTCCTGAGTTAGAAGAGATCGTGGTCAATCACCCTAATCGTTTTAAGCTGTGGTTCACTGTTGACAGGGCTCCAGATGGTAAGAATATCATGTTTTACAGATGCTGTTTAGCCAAATCTAACACTTCAGATTAAGTGACTTAATCAAGATAAACCAGACATTGATAATCAAGCAGAATCTGACAAGCTGAAGTAATCACCTTTTATGCGTTAGGTTGGGAGTACAGCCAAGGCTTCATCAATGAGGAGATGGTGAAGAACCATCTTCCTCCACCCGCAGATGACACACTCATCCTCATGTGCGGACCTCCTCCCATGATTCAGTTCGCCTGCAACCCCAGCCTGGATAAGGTGGGCCATTCCAGTGACAGGCGCTTCACCTTCTAGAAGGATGTCACCTGAAACCAAGCagttaaaaagtcaaaattaaaacCATACTACCAACCTGCAAGATGCTCTCATATATTCCAAATGCACATTAAATGAAAAGGATCTATAATAATGCAAAGAAAACCTTTATATCAAAATGTACCAGCTGTTTTCCTGAGAAAGCTCTGCATGCAAGATGTACCTGCCAATTAAGTCATTTATTAGAAAActtatattttgtgtgttttatgccttaaatgaaaaacaaagagtGTTGCTTTTATTTAGCGGATGCCAGCTGATATTGGAATGAAGTCATTTAGCGTGTCAAgagtttttgtttgatttttgcttaatttatgcatcttttaaaatgcaaaagatATTGGTGATGGACAATACTTTACAATAATAGTGTCCATGTTACACATAATGTTTATATTGGCAGAAACAAGTTGTTAAACTAAGTAAGTACAAGGTTCATGTACATTAGTTATACGCTATATGtatttatggatggatggatgctgaAATGTAGCCTGGTGTTGCTCAGTGTACACCGTTCATTTGTTTGAACTATTCATTCACAGAAATTGGACTGTTTCAATCAGATCTGCATTGATTCTGGTCCAGTACTGCATATTAGTTTTTCTCTCTCACCTGATTTAATGCATCATAATTTGCATGAACTCAACTGGAGTGTGTCCCATTAACATAAGGTGCAGGACCAGGATTAAGAAGAACCAGAAAGTTGTCATTGATATAGAAGTagtcaagaaaaaaacaaattaacCAACTTTTCAAGAAGTAATCAAGCAGTCCATTATGAAGTGCCTTTCTGTAAACATTCTATATGTTGCGTTGttgattttattcagttttaagtGCATGATTCCATACagtaaatgttgtatttaaagaGTAAAAACATGGTTTATTAACTGTTTGCAGCTCATATAATTTGTCTACATTgcccaaaaaaataattttgctttgATCAATAAAGGTATGTCAATCAATAACGGAATGCTTATTTAATACTTATTGTCCGATCCATCAAAAAAATAATGATAGACTTATTGTCCGAGCCATCAACAAAATAATGATACAGTTCTGTTAATGTTTGCGTCGGCCGCTCTGAATATCTCACTTATTTTGTTACTGAACGAAGCAGTGTTTCGAACGAATCGACTCCAATGACTCGTTCATAAAGACAGTAATTTGTCGCCACCTGCTGGCGTAATAATGTAAGGCGCAGAATGAGTTTCAGGAAATGATCTACCACAACACGCAAACACAAGTGTTCGGTGACTCAGCTATTAAGTATAAGTGTGCctgtaaaatattttgcatttatggaaaTAGTAAATATGTTTCGGTGCATTCCCCATATCACGGTGTCACTTTATAGAGTTAAAGTACAACTCACAATTAAATTAACAGGAAAGTGACAAAGCGCTTCTACAAAAGATATACAGAAACTGCACCTTTCATATATTAATGCATGTGAGCTGATACACTGATCTGATCTCATGCATGTGCCTTTGTATTAATCAGTAAAAGCCAATATTAGACACAATTTATGAGTTTAGTCGTTAACTCAGTCATTAGTTTTAGATTATAGACGTCAACAGGGATTTTGACAcactttaaccatttaaacaAATACTTCCTGAACTACGGTATTCAAGCTTTGCTATAAATACTGCTTGAATCTGCAACCACAGACATACAGTAACGTGAACAAACACGACACAGATTTTAAATAACTGCAGACAAAACAACATCTACTTAAATAgataaatgcatacaaaataaacTGTTCGTGTGTTTGAACTGTGATCACGTGCCTTTTGAGTTCAAAGCATTTTCTCGTTGGTTGGGATTTGAGAAAGGGGgagcttttaattttatttattttgtattattattattgtcttattTAGTCGCCCTTTTTGGTTGAAACTAAAGAACAGTTAACCATCCGCTCCACTAGGCGGCAGAAGCGCGCTTCAATTTTGTCCAAGCTGCCGAACAGAAGAACATGCAGATGACGTACGGCACATATCCACGTGAGCCAGCAACATTTGTTTATGAAAGTAGTACAAGCTTAAAGGAATTGTATCAATTTTATAACTGCAAATCAAGAGAAATTTAAGACCACCTAACTTGGAAATAAAAATTAGGTATAAAATTCCACTGAGAATTTGGATTTAGAGTGAAATGTCTGATCcagttaatttaaaaattattatttagagTACAGAAATCAAGAAAGTTCAATCTTGCTGATTCGTATGTATTCATTATTGTAGATTttctaatgtaatgttttatttctcCAAAGAAAATTAAACAAAGCAGTATCAACATCTTTACACATTTCCTTAGAGACACTAAGTGAAGTGGCTGCATAAACTAATCTTGACAGTCCCTCTGCTTTACACAACAAAACTCTACCTTTTATGGATAAATCCCTTAAAAGCCAATGATTCAGTTTTGCCTTAGTCTTCTGAAGAATAGATTCAAAATTAATCTTACACCTAGATTTTTGATCCTTCGTGATAACAATCCCCAAGTACGTAACAGAATCCTTCACACGAATATTAGCAATTTGTATTAGAACTCTCCAAACCCAAATGTTTTTTATGGCCTAAAAATGGCTTTCTAAAAGTCCAAGAAAAGAATAAATCCATTATCCATACATAAATTAGAGTAATCGATCAAGTCTAAAATTAGCCTTATATTATTTGAGATATGCCTCATATATATAAGGGGTCCATAATTTTACTCTATGTTCATTGTTTAGTAGTGAAATGCTagtagtgacacacacacacacaaatacaggtgctggtcatataattacaatgtcatcaaaaagttgatttatttcactaattccattcaaaacgtgaaacttgtatattatattcattcattacacacagattaatatatattttaaatgtttatttcttttaattttgatgattaaggaaaatcccaaattcagtatctcagaaagtTATTAGAATGTTACTTGAGACTAGATCTGCACGATTTTGGATTAAtttgagaatcacgatttttgTGTTGTGGTCtcatagagatcacgattctccccTGATtctgaactaaataaaataatgtgtgacaaaatattatttctgcagtctatttaaaattatgtaattaatctgAATGAAttattgaacattttaatatacactaccagtccaaAAGTTTTCAacggtaagatgtttttttttttttaataattatcttatgctcaccaagcatacatttatttaatgccaaatacagcaaaagtagtaatattgtgaaatatttttacaaaagaaccccttaactgtcactcacatttttgaacatagactttatagtgcatgAACCaaacttttataattaaatttcatgaaagaaaatattttgtaacaagaAATTGATGCACCATTTGCATGGTAATGCagtgtctgattttaaaatgagttttaaaggatggattttgagattttaagttttcagttgatatataatttctgatgatttctaaaatgtgacagagaaaaaggcaacgaaggagtctttttttttttaacaaaggtcagaactcctgttatgatgtagatttttgagggtgcactcttgtaataaattaatctattacttttcctacataattattaacaaaaacaacgatatatagtttgtcaagattagattagattagatttaatcataatatagtgaagtaaatgtaggtgtCCCAAGGaggggacgggtgacagttaattaaaataactgctttctattagaatatattttaaaatgtaatttatttctgtgatgtgcagctgtattttcagcatcattactccagtcttcagtgtcacatgatctacagaaatcattcagatatgctgatttgcatttGCTGCTCACGAAACAATTtaagtattattactattattatcacaagtatataaattcatacttttattttgcaatgaCTCTTTAAATTGATAAAgcgtgacaataaagacatttataacaaaatatttctatttcacatatATTTTGTTCTTCTGAAATTTCTATCATGAAAGAAACCTAAAAGAAATatactcaactgttttcaac
Proteins encoded in this window:
- the LOC113047810 gene encoding NADH-cytochrome b5 reductase 3 translates to MSFIFNLISGSFQFVFDFIRRLFGIKRRPAITLEDPDVKYPLRLVDKEIISHDTRRFRFALKSPEHVLGLPIGQHIYLSARIDGNLVVRPYTPVSSDDDKGFVDLVVKIYYKNVHPKFPEGGKMSQYLESLRIGDTIDFRGPSGLLVYKGKGSFAVKPDKKSNPEMKNAKQVGMIAGGTGITPMLQIIRAIMKDPKDETMCYLLFANQTEKDILLRPELEEIVVNHPNRFKLWFTVDRAPDGWEYSQGFINEEMVKNHLPPPADDTLILMCGPPPMIQFACNPSLDKVGHSSDRRFTF